The following coding sequences are from one Methanococcoides orientis window:
- a CDS encoding NOG1 family protein, whose protein sequence is MIFEKIHTVPTSDELIDKAFRRATRAKAGKTVRDKDSAMRAHESMIMTSGNILSDNLSNIVRRFPNFDDLPEFYYELADIVVGVDDLRQALGGVDWASNKLHEISREYVGKIRSSKDPVSTRKEAFGRMGSIMSTVSKHLVFLNEARNLLRTLPDVRDEPTIVVAGYPNVGKSSFVSMITGASPEVASYPFTTKGVLIGHFMRGLERYQVIDTPGLLDRPMAERNDVERQAVTAIKYLDAVVLFILDASETCGYEIEDQKRLLDEVVQNFELPVYVVANKSDHPRFELPEFVDVKMSTATGENIDSIVDKLVEMIDENKKENEDDQSLFD, encoded by the coding sequence ATGATATTTGAGAAGATTCACACTGTCCCTACTTCTGATGAACTTATAGACAAGGCATTTCGAAGAGCTACGCGTGCAAAAGCAGGCAAGACCGTAAGGGACAAGGATAGTGCCATGAGGGCGCATGAATCAATGATCATGACCTCCGGTAACATTCTTTCTGATAACCTGTCGAACATTGTCAGGCGTTTCCCGAATTTTGATGACCTCCCTGAATTCTATTATGAGCTCGCTGACATAGTGGTAGGTGTTGATGATCTTCGTCAGGCCCTTGGTGGGGTTGACTGGGCAAGTAACAAGCTCCATGAGATATCCAGGGAGTATGTTGGTAAGATCCGTAGTAGCAAGGATCCTGTTTCAACACGTAAAGAGGCATTTGGACGTATGGGATCTATAATGTCAACTGTCAGCAAACACCTCGTTTTCCTGAACGAGGCCCGCAATCTGCTGAGGACGCTTCCTGATGTGCGTGATGAGCCTACCATTGTTGTGGCCGGCTATCCGAACGTGGGAAAATCCAGCTTTGTTTCAATGATCACCGGTGCAAGTCCTGAAGTTGCATCCTATCCTTTCACAACTAAAGGTGTTCTGATCGGTCATTTCATGCGAGGTCTTGAACGTTATCAGGTGATCGATACTCCTGGTCTTCTGGACAGGCCGATGGCTGAACGAAATGATGTTGAAAGGCAGGCAGTAACTGCTATTAAATACCTGGATGCTGTTGTGCTCTTTATCCTCGATGCAAGTGAGACATGCGGTTATGAGATTGAAGACCAGAAGCGCTTGCTGGATGAAGTTGTCCAGAACTTTGAACTGCCGGTCTACGTGGTGGCGAACAAATCTGATCATCCAAGGTTCGAACTGCCTGAATTTGTAGATGTGAAAATGTCTACTGCTACTGGTGAGAACATTGATTCCATTGTAGACAAGCTTGTCGAAATGATCGACGAGAACAAAAAAGAAAATGAAGATGATCAGTCTCTCTTTGACTGA
- a CDS encoding CBS domain-containing protein has protein sequence MELTPIQKEIIIELINLQRQKDSAVKGEEIAELIDRNPGTVRNQMQSLKMLGLVEGVPGPKGGYRATGAAYEALNVTSMDKEAEVPLYRNEDMVKGATVAEISFTTVRHPEMCSGRLKVLGNIKEFAGGDLVQVGPTPVNRLIVRGEVVGRDDTENLLLFKITEMVSLPKKSVKHYIKKDTISVDANATIQEAARVFIKNKIHGAPVEEHGRIVGIATFMDIGETLASGKINLKVKDIMTKNIITIDGESSLSDAVKMFDDHNIGRLIVTVEGVPKGMISKTDVLHELVVY, from the coding sequence ATGGAACTTACACCTATTCAAAAAGAGATAATTATCGAATTGATCAACCTTCAACGTCAGAAGGATTCAGCAGTAAAAGGCGAAGAGATCGCTGAGCTTATAGACAGGAACCCCGGTACCGTAAGGAACCAGATGCAATCACTCAAGATGCTGGGACTAGTCGAAGGTGTACCCGGTCCAAAAGGCGGTTATCGCGCTACAGGTGCAGCATATGAAGCACTGAATGTTACATCCATGGACAAGGAAGCCGAAGTTCCACTATACAGAAATGAGGACATGGTCAAGGGAGCTACTGTTGCAGAGATCAGTTTTACAACAGTAAGGCATCCTGAAATGTGCAGCGGCAGACTGAAAGTGCTAGGAAATATCAAGGAATTCGCCGGAGGAGACCTTGTTCAGGTAGGACCCACACCGGTAAACCGCCTGATAGTAAGGGGAGAGGTAGTTGGACGAGATGATACAGAAAATCTGTTACTGTTCAAGATAACCGAAATGGTTTCCCTGCCAAAGAAGTCAGTTAAGCATTATATAAAGAAAGATACGATCTCGGTCGATGCAAACGCAACCATTCAGGAAGCTGCACGTGTATTTATCAAAAATAAGATACATGGTGCTCCGGTAGAAGAGCATGGAAGGATAGTAGGCATAGCAACTTTCATGGATATCGGGGAAACTCTTGCAAGTGGCAAGATCAACCTCAAAGTAAAAGATATCATGACGAAGAACATCATCACAATAGACGGCGAATCGTCCCTCAGTGATGCTGTGAAAATGTTCGATGATCACAACATCGGCAGACTAATTGTCACAGTTGAGGGAGTTCCAAAAGGAATGATTTCAAAAACAGACGTATTGCATGAATTGGTCGTATACTGA
- the hisE gene encoding phosphoribosyl-ATP diphosphatase, producing the protein MADADMSVLNEVFDVIMDRKNNPVEGSYVCSLLEHRKGINKILEKVGEETAETILAVKDDDKKEIIYETSDLLFHLLVMLAATGVSLEDISEEMKKRRH; encoded by the coding sequence ATGGCTGATGCAGATATGTCTGTCCTGAACGAAGTATTTGATGTGATAATGGATCGCAAGAACAATCCTGTTGAGGGATCATACGTTTGTTCTCTTCTTGAACACAGGAAAGGGATCAATAAGATCCTTGAAAAAGTGGGTGAAGAGACTGCAGAAACGATCCTTGCTGTAAAGGACGATGACAAAAAAGAGATCATCTACGAGACTTCTGACCTTTTGTTCCATCTTCTTGTCATGCTGGCGGCAACAGGTGTAAGCCTTGAAGATATCTCTGAAGAAATGAAAAAAAGAAGGCATTAA
- a CDS encoding CBS domain-containing protein, producing MIAENMQVKDVMTRGVVTVPMESNAVEIARTMADNNVSAIVAIEENGETFGVISDVDILRKMKDKNWEISSVEDIMSDSVETISPSSTVHDAADLMVDKKVHRLIVMSEETVGASYRPIGILSARDIIKQLFQK from the coding sequence TTGATAGCAGAAAACATGCAGGTCAAAGACGTTATGACAAGAGGAGTAGTAACGGTACCGATGGAATCAAATGCTGTTGAAATAGCCAGGACAATGGCAGACAATAATGTCTCTGCCATAGTGGCTATAGAAGAGAACGGTGAAACCTTTGGCGTCATATCTGATGTAGATATCCTACGCAAAATGAAGGACAAGAACTGGGAGATATCTTCAGTTGAAGACATTATGTCCGACTCAGTAGAAACGATAAGCCCATCCTCCACCGTTCATGATGCTGCAGACCTGATGGTTGATAAAAAAGTACACCGCCTGATCGTCATGTCCGAAGAGACCGTAGGTGCTTCCTACCGACCGATAGGAATACTCAGTGCAAGAGACATAATCAAACAGCTGTTCCAGAAATAA